The region GAGAGCGGGATCGGGCAAAGATGAAAGTGGGATCCCTCGATGGATTCGAGGCGCCCCACTGAATCAATATAAGTTTCCTTTTTTAGCAAAAAGATAAAAGCAAAACTTAGAAGTTGCTAGTTTTCTTTTTTTCCCCTTCCGGTTCTTTTTGTCCTCTCCAACCACCGCCAAGGGCCTTATACAAACCAACGTTAGATTCTAATAAACTATATTTTAATTCATACACTTCGATTTGAGCTTCTAAGAAGTCACGTTGTGTAAATAAAACATCAATGTAGTCGATGCGGCCGGCTTTAAAGAGAATGTTGGAAATCTCCACAGATTCTTTTAAGTTTAATACTTGTTTGGTTTTTGCTTCAAACTTTTGGTTTAGATTGTTTATCTTTACAATTTGGTTGGTGACTTCTGTAAAAGCTTTGAGGAGTGACACTTCATAATTGTATAAAGCTTGGATTTGCATATTGTTTGCAGTGGCATAGTTTGCTTCAATGGCTTTTCTATTGATGAGCGGCGCAATGATTCCTCCACCTAAACCGTAAGCTAAGGATACGGGTGTACCTTTAAAATGTTTAGAGTTAAAGGCTTCATATCCAATGTTTCCATCAATTTGAAGTGATGGATAAAATTTGGCACGAGCCACTTCGACATCTAACTTTCTGGATTCTAACATTAGTGTTGCTTGTTTGATGTCAGGTCTGTTTTCCAAAAGATCCACTGGTACTGACTTTTGAATTTCAGGTAATGAGATCTCTAAAAAATCTCCTTGTTTCCTTGTGATTTTTTCTGGGAACCTTCCGAGTAAAAAATTCAAACGGTTTTCAGTGATGGCGATTCGTTGGACGATATCGAATTTTCTAGCTAAGTTTTTTGAAACTTCTGCTTCAAAACGTTTTACGGCGAGTGAAGTCGTGCGACCTGCTTCTCTTTGGAGAACTACGATTTCTTTGACTTTGGTAAGTACTTCAATGTAGTTTTCAACTAAAGTGAGTTGGTTGTCGAGGGCAATCAGTTCAAAATAGGTATCGGTAATTTCTGCAACTAAGTTGGTGACAACATACCGTTTTCCTTCGATCCCTGCCAGATAACGAAGGTAAGCTGATTTGGTTGCATTCCTTAGTTTTTTCCAAATATCGATCTCCCAACTCATCACAAGCCCGCCGTGGGCAAAGAGGGTCGGGGAGTTGGCATTCGGTGTACTAAAGCGTTCTTTTTGTTCGCTCCCACCATCAGCTTGGAGGGATAACTTGGGAAGATATTCCCCTTGTCTTGCAAACACTTCATTGTTAGAAATGTTAATCTCTTGTTCTAAGATGGCAAGTTCCTGGTTGTTCTCAATCGCAAGATCGATAAGTTCGACTAACTGCGATTCTTTGAAAAATTCCTTCCAAATTTGGTTTACTAACTTCTCTGATTTTTCAGAACTTTCCCAATTTACAAATTCATCTGGAAGTTTTAAATCTTCTTTGTCTCTTTCTAAGAGAGCGGGAATACAAGAGAATGTGAATAAAAATATTGAGGTAATGAGAATTCGTTTCATCTTACTTCTTTCCCCTTTTTGATTGTTTTCTTTCAAGTTCAGAAGTTATGTAACTTTCAGGTGATTCTGTGAGTGGCATAAGATCTTCTTTGTAGATTAAAGTTTTTCCTTTTGCAATGTTTGCAAAAATAATGTATAATCCCGGAACGATGATGACACCAAAGACCGTTCCAAATACCATTCCACCTAACGCACAAGCACCGATGGTATGATTAGCGATAGCTCCGGGGCCCGTTGCAAAAACAAGAGGTAATAATCCGGCAACAAAGGCAAAGGAAGTCATTAGGATCGGCCTAAATCTTGCTTTGGCACCTTCGAGAGCAGCTTCAAACACGGTTAAACCGGCTTCCTGCCTTTGCCTTGCGAATTCTACAATGAGCACGGCATTTTTTCCAAGTAGGCCGATTAACATAATCATCCCGATTTGTGCGTAAATATCGTTGGCTAGACCTAAAAGTTTTAGTAGAAAGAAGGTTCCAAAAATTCCTGGTGGGAGTGATAGAATCACAGAAAAAGGAATGATGAAACTTTCATATTGGGCGGAAAGAACCAAGTAAACAAAGACAATCACCGCGAGGAAGATAAAGATCGCTTCATTCCCATGTGCGGCTTCATCGTAAGAGAGACCTTCCCAACCCACTTCAAATCCAGCAGGAAGATTTTTAGATGCTTCTCTGATTCCTTTGATCGCATCACCAGTCGTATAACCTTTGTTTGGCAAAACATTGATCACCGATGAAGTGTACGCATTGTATCTTGTAATTTCGTTGGCTCCTTGTTTTTGTTCGAGAGACAAAAAGGCAGAGTAAGGAACCATTTCCCCTTTGTCGTTGGGAGTGAACAAACTCAAAATATCGGATGGCAATCGGCGAAATTCTGGAAGGGACTGGACATAAACTTTAAAGAACTGGTTAAAACGAATGAATCCTTGTTCATAAGTACTACCAACAAGGATATCCAAATTATCCATTGCTTCTCCAATGTTGACACCTTTTTGCATTGCCAGTTTTCGATCCAACTTCACTTCGAGTTGTGGAAACTTTGCGGAATAAAAAGAGAATAGTCCTGTTAACTCTTCTCTTTTGCGAAGTTCTCCCATAAACTCTTCGTGCACTTTGTCAAAGGCCGTATAATCCCCGCTATTGGTTTTGTCTAATAATCGAAACATAACCCCACCAGCAGCACCAAATCCTGGTACGGCAGGAGGTTCAAAAAATTCAATGATGGCACCAAAGTTTTTTGTATTGTGTTCGAGTTCTTCCATCACATCGTGAACGGAATTTTTTCGATCTGACCAATCTTTTAAACTGATTAGACATGTTCCTGCATTGGAACCTTCTCCTTCTGTTAGAATTTCATAACCGGCAAGGGATGCAACAGAGTCGACACCTTCAATTTTTAATGCGACCTCTTGTAGTTTGCGAGCTACATCATTTGTTTTTTCTATGGTTGATCCAGGAGGAGTTTGTATGACTGCGTAAATCATACCTTGGTCTTCTCCAGGAACAAATCCTGCGGGAACAATTTGTGTTAATAACAAAAATCCCACTGTAAAACTAAGGAGGATGGAAACAATAAACACTTTTGATCCAGAAAAACGATGCATTAGGTTTACATATTTTTCTGTTACTTGATCAAAATAGAAATTGAATTTGGTTAAGAAAATATCGATGGGATTGTGAGTTTTTTTATCGTGAGAATGAGGTTTTAGAATCATAGCTGTGAGCACAGGTGTGAGTGTTAATGCTACGAATCCAGATAAAACAATGGATGTTGCCATTGTGATTGCAAACTGCCTATAAAATACTCCCACAGGTCCTGGTAAAAAAGTCACAGGAACAAATACGGCCGTCATAAGGAGTGTGATGGCAATGACGGCACCACTGATTTCTCCTAAAACGCTTTTTACAGATGCATAAACACTTAAGTGTTCTTCCGCCATTTTTGCATGTACTGCTTCCACAACAACGATGGCATCATCCACAACAATTCCGATAGCAAGCACCATGGCAAAGAGTGTGATTAAGTTGATGGTAAGACCTAAAGCCAACATAAAAGAAAACGCACCGATTAAGGATACGGGGACTGCTATGATGGGGATGAGAGTGGAACGCCAATCTCCAAGGAAGATAAAAACAACGATGGCAACCAGAACGAAGGCTTCTACAAGAGTATGAATTACCTTTTCAATGGCAGCATCGATAAAGTTAGAGACATCATAACTGAGTTTGTAATCCATTTGCGGTGGAAACGTTTTTTTCAGTTCCTCTAACTTTGATTTGATATCCTCGATGACTTCTTTGGCATTACTTCCTTCCGTTTGTTTGAACATGATTGCCGCTGCGGGATGTCCATCTACATCGGAGTAAATATTATAAAACTCGCTATCCAGTTCTACTTTGGCTATATCTTTTAAGTATAGAACCTCTCCACCATTTTTGGCTCGTATGATGATGTTTTCATACTGCCCAGGTTCATTATACCAACCTTCATAAGTCAAAGTGTATTCTAAGGATTGAGCTTGTTTTCCAGAACTTTGACCAAGTCGACCTGGTCTTGCAATGATACTTTGGTTTTGGATGGATTTCATCACTTCTGATGTGGTTACATTGTATGCTCGCATTCGATCTGGATTTAACCAAACACGCATAGCATATTGTCTTGTTCCTAAAATCTTAGCTTGTCCAATTCCGTGGATACGTTTTAGTTCAGGGAGTAGGAAGACTGTCGCATAGTTGTATAAGAATTTTTCACTCGCATTGGGGTCTTTACTGTATAAATTCACATACAGCAACATACTTGGTTGAACAGGTTGTACAAAAATTCCTTCCAATCGCACTAACTCTGGAACTCGGTACATCATCTGATCTACTCTCGTTTTTACTTGAACAAGGGCATCATTTGGATTGGTTCCCGGTTCAAATAAAACTTGGATGATGGCATCACCAGAACTGGTAGATGAAGAAATCATATACCTCATCCCAGCAACCCCATTGATGGCTTGTTCGAGAGTTGTGATGGTTGATTGCACTAATACTTGAGCGCTGGCACCTGGAAAGGATAAGGTAATGGTTACCCTTGGTGGTGCAATTTCAGGAAATTGTGATACCGGAATGTTTTTAATGGAAATCAATCCAACAAAAACAATTAACACAGATAAGACGATGGCAAGGACGGGCCTTTGGAGAAATTTAGTAAACATAAATTAACCTCCTAGTGCGCAGCTAAGTCAAAACTTTTTAAGATATTTTCACGAGACTCCACTTTGTATTTGATTACATCGTCATCGTGAACTTTCCCAAGACCTTCTAAAAGTATGATATCGTTTTCTGAAATCCCAGACTCTACAACAAATAGATGAGGAATTTCATTTGCTATTTTGATCTCAGTAGCTTTGATTTTACCTTTAAGATTAATGATATAAACATAGTGTTTATCTAGAACTTCAAAGGTTGCCTTTTGTGGAATGATCAAAGCATCTTTTAGTTTTTCATGAACGACAACGTTACCAGTTTCTCCATGTCGGAGTAGTCTATTGGGATTGGGGAATGTCGCACGAAAGGGAATAGTACCTGTTTCACTATCGAACTCACCTTCAATGGTATCGGCGATTCCTTCTTGTTGGAAGAATTGGTTATTCGCCATTAAGAATTTAACCTTTAATGGTTTATCACCTGCTTTCTTTTCACTTGTGAAATTCAGATAATCCTTTTCGGATACGTTGAAATAAACCCAAAGTTTGGAAATGTCTGAGATCGTTGTTAGGAGAGTTCCTTCTTCCACTAAACTTCCCAATCGAACTTGGAACCTGTCAGTAATCCCGGTAAAAGGAGCAGTCACTGTTGCTAAGTTAAGATGAATCTGCGCCAGATCCATAGTGGCTTTATTTTTTTTCAGCCTAGCTTTGATGAGTGATAATTCTGTTTGAGATACTACATTTTCTTTAAAAAGTTTTTCTGTGTTTTCGTATTCGATGGAAGTGGATTCATACTCTGCTTTTGCTTTTTCATATTGGGCATTGACGAGCATGGGCATCACTTGGAAAAGTTTTTGGCCTTTTTTAACTACTTTCCCTTCATCCATATAGATGTTGGTTAAATATCCTTTTTCGAAAGCTCTGATTTCAATTCGTTGGATGGCTTTTACTTGTGCCACATAACTTTTCTCAATGGTTACTTCTTGTTTCCAAGGGTATGCTGCCGATAACGAATTTTTTTCTTCGTGGTTACGAGAATGACAATTCACCAAAAATAAATTGAATACAGTGATGCTAACGATCAGTATCGAAAGTTTACGAAAATGCGAGTTTGTATTTTTTAAAGAAAATTCCATGGTATCCTCACTTTGTCCAATCCGATGTTGGAACAAATGATTAAGATCTTAAATCAACCGGCAGCATAAGTATGCGCCATTAAGGGTAAAAGATGTTAGATGGAATTTTTGGGAGGAGCGCGGTTCTTCTGTTTTTCTACGATTTCATAAGAAACAGGTTCCAGAAGATGGAAACTTAAAGAAACAGATGAAATTTCAATAGGTGAGGGAATATACGAAGATAAAGATGAATGAATGTGGTTTTGGTGGAGTGAATCTAACTTAGCTTCTTCTTCGGTTGGTTCCGAAATATTGCTAAGGAATAGGTTTAAATCGTACAAACTAGATGTATTGTAAGATTTTGTTTTTGTATAGTTGGTAAGACTTGTTGGGTAACCCTCAGTGTTAGTACTGATGAATACAAGTGAGAATAGCATGATTGCGATCCTACTTGCGATAGTCTTTGTCATTACCTGAACCATCTACTGCCAGCGAATTCCTGAAAGGAGAATTGTCAACAGTTTAAAACAATTATAAATCTAATTCATATTTATGAATAATGAATGATCGGTCATTCTGTTATAAAAAATATTCTACTTTGCAAAAATAACTGCTTCATTCGGGAACAAAAGTAATCCGCCAGTGTCCAACTCCTTTTCTAATTCAAAAGAGGAAGTTCTGTTTTTTGTGCTGAATAAAATTTGGTTCAAATCCCATTTTCTTGGGTAAGAAACACTCACCGGTTTTGAAGAAAAGTTTAAAAATATATATGTCTCTTCTTTGCCTTCTCTTCTTCTGTAGTATAATACTTGTTTGTCGGAACTTAAGTGTATTTTTAATTTCCCCTTTCTTAACGACTTTCTATCCTTCCGCAGTTGGATTAGTTTTTTATACGTGAAAAAAAGTGAATCCGGATCTTCTTTTTGTGATTCTACATTGATATTGTTTGCATCTTCATAGAGTGGAAGCCATGGTTTGCCTGTAGTAAATCCAGTGGTTTCGGATCCATTCCAAGGCATAGGAATTCGTTCCGGGTCACGGCCTGGATGGAAAGGCCAATATCTTTTTCCCACAGGGTCTTGGATTTTATTGTAAGCAACTTTCTGGCGTTTCATCCCAATCTCTTCACCGTAATAAAGAAACGGTGTGCCACGAAGAGTTAACATCATACAGGCTGCAAGTTCCGCACGTGCTTTTGTATCGGCACCTTTTTCATACCTTGTGATGTGACGCGGGAAATCATGATTGGAGAGGGTGTAGTTTGGCCAATTGTCATCCCCAAGTGCCGATTCAAAATCTTTTACAATTTGAAAGAATCGTTCAGCCTTCCATGGTGAGAAGAGGAACATAAAGTTGAATGCAAGGTGCAATTCATCATTACGCCCGCAATAAGTTGCAGGCAGAAGGACATTGCCGGGAAAATCTTGCATGATTTCACCAACAAACATTCGTTTTTCGGAATAGGAATCGAGAAGTTTACGCATACGACGAAGGATCCCATGCATTTCGGGACGATCCCGATCGTAAGCATGGACTTGTTTGTCGTAAGGTCTTGGCCCCTTCATAAAATAAGAAGCATTGTTACGTAAAAATTCATCTTTTACATATAAGTTAACTACATCGAGTCGGAACCCATCCACTCCCATATCCAACCAATACTTCATCATTTTAAAAATGGCATCTTCTACATCGGGATTACGCCAATTGAGATCCGGTTGTTCTTTTAGAAAGGAATGGAAATAGTATTCACCCGTTCGTTTATCATATTCCCATCCAGATCCACCGAAGGCACCAAGCCAATTGTTAGGTGGCCCACCTTGTTTTGGTTCCTTCCAAATGTACCAGTCTCTTTTGGGACTGTTGACGGAAGATCTGGATTCGACAAACCAAGGGTGGAGATGGGAAGTATGGTTGACCACAAGATCCATGATGATACGAATTCCACGTTTGTGTGCTTCTTTTAACAATCGTTTGAAGGTTTGGACGTCACCGTATACGGGATCAATTTCTTCATAGTCAGAAATATCATAACCAAAATCAAACATAGGAGAAGGATACACGGGTGATAACCAAATGGCATCAATGCCAAGCGAATCTTTCGAACCGGCAAGGTAATCCAATCTGCTGATGATTCCTTCTAAATCACCAATTCCATCTCCATTGGAATCTTGGAAACTACGTGGGTAAATTTGATAGATGACTGCTTCTTTCCACCATGCCATATTAAAAATTAATCTCCATGATTCCTTGGTTTTCTTTCACACGTGCTACGGACAAAATTCTTTCTTTGATGGCTAGGAGTAAACCCGTGTCCTCAATTTTTCTACCATCTTTCGTTTGGATATGAAAGGAATCATAAGCAAAATCCGCGCTGGTAGAGATCCTAACAAAAATGACTTCTAACTCAAAGTCGAGTAATGTTTTCAAAATTCGATACACAAGCCCAATGGAATCGGGAACTCGAACTTCTAAAACAGAATAAAACTCAGAAATGTCATTTGAAAATTTTACCAACTCTTCCACCATTCCATCGGGAATTTGTGGTAATGTTTTCCAAATGTTGGTTGTGGATGCAAGGTCTTCGATATTGGTTTTACCTTCGATACATTCTGTTAGTGTGGATTCGATATCGGAAATTTGTTTTTCTACAATTTCCCCACTACCAAATTCGTCTGTGATCTGCGCTTGTAAGATGAGTTGGTTTTCTTCGGTTCGGAAAAGTCTTAATCCCACCAAACTAAGTCCTAATGAAGATATAGTTCCAGAAAGATAAAGTAACATTTGTTTGTCTGCATTGGCAAATATTGACAAGGTGACAAATGCTGGTTCTCGTTCGGTAATCATTCGGAAAGGTAATCCTGAATTTTGCCATTCATAAAGTAATCCAAAATGTTGGAAAACACGCCTTGGTGTATTGTAGTTTAAGTAAGAAGAAGGTCTTATTTTCATACCAAACTCTACAATATGTTCGGATTGTTCCGAGGTGAGGCCTTCTTTTTCAATTAAATATGTTTCTAAAGTGGATTCAATCCGTTCTTGGGTGTCGGTGAGGTTGCCTTTTTTTTGTAAATAGGTGAGAGTGGAACTAAAGAGAAAATGTAAAATTTCTTTTTTCCAATTGGTTAAGATTCCTTGCCCTACTGATTTTGTATCAATGATGGTAAGGATGTACAATAACCTTAATGTGTTTTCGTTTGAAAATTGTTTTGCAAAAGAAGAAATGAGTTTGGGATCATAAATGTCTCGTTTGGATGATAACTCTGACATTACAATATGTTCAGCAACAAGAAATCGTAGAAGTTCTGTGTCTTCTTCTGACAACCGGAAACGTTCGGCAATGATGAGAGCAAGCTCCGCACCGTATTGGCTGTGATCTCCTTCTTTTACTTTTCCCGCATCATGGATGAGAATGGCCAGGGCCAAAATCTCAATTTTTTCACAAACATTGAATACATCTTGTACTTGTCTATCTTCCCATAAGTCAGCAATGAGAACATCCAATTCTCTTAAAATCAAAAGTGTATGTTCGTCGACTGTGTATTGGTGGTGGTAACTAAAAAGAGGAAAGTTTGTACAAGCTCCAAACTCAGGAATGAGTTTTCCGAGTATATTACATTCATGCATCAAAGTGAGTGTATGCCCAATTCGATTTTTTTTACGTAACATTCCCATAAAAGTATCTAAAACAGATTTTTGATTTTTAAAATCATCATCTAAGAAGTGTGATGCGAATCGAATTTGGTTTAAATCGATACGAGATGGTTCTTCTGAGTTTTCCTGGGACTCAGCAAAAAATTGGATGATATCATCATACAAACTATCTGGATTCGAAAGTTCTTTTTGGATTCGTTTTTTATTAAAATTGGTTTTTTCATCCAAATAAGTTCCAATATAAAAATACACATCCTTTTGGGCTTTGTAAAATTGACTCATAAAGGATTCGAGAGTTTTGATTTCGTTTTTCGGACCAAATCCTAAAAACTCGGCAACTTCCGGTTGGAGTCCTAAATCCAATCTGTCATTTTTTCGGCCACTGATGATATGAAGTGCTGATCTTGTTAAAAGTAAAAAATCATAAGCAGATAGAAGAGTTAAACTATCGCCTATCAAATAAAAATCAAAAATGCCACCGTCAGCGGAATCAGCGAGGGGATTGGTTTTTTCAATCCAATACATATGTTGGATATCACGAAGACCTAATGGGTCTATTTTAATATTGGGTTCAGAAAGTAAAATGGGGTTATAAGAATTGATGATCCGTTCGCGAAGGTAAGAGAGTTTCCATTCATTAAAAACTTTGATGGTTTTTTCAGGAATTTTTCCGAGGAAATCTGTTTTGTATTTTTGGAAAAGAACTTCGGATCCTACGAGGAAACGTGAATCAAGAACGGCATGGAAAGTTTCAATTTGATCCAAATACAAAAAAGATTCTTTGATTGTCCGGCAAGAATGTCCTACTTCCTTTTCATTGTTATA is a window of Leptospira kanakyensis DNA encoding:
- a CDS encoding alpha-glucosidase produces the protein MAWWKEAVIYQIYPRSFQDSNGDGIGDLEGIISRLDYLAGSKDSLGIDAIWLSPVYPSPMFDFGYDISDYEEIDPVYGDVQTFKRLLKEAHKRGIRIIMDLVVNHTSHLHPWFVESRSSVNSPKRDWYIWKEPKQGGPPNNWLGAFGGSGWEYDKRTGEYYFHSFLKEQPDLNWRNPDVEDAIFKMMKYWLDMGVDGFRLDVVNLYVKDEFLRNNASYFMKGPRPYDKQVHAYDRDRPEMHGILRRMRKLLDSYSEKRMFVGEIMQDFPGNVLLPATYCGRNDELHLAFNFMFLFSPWKAERFFQIVKDFESALGDDNWPNYTLSNHDFPRHITRYEKGADTKARAELAACMMLTLRGTPFLYYGEEIGMKRQKVAYNKIQDPVGKRYWPFHPGRDPERIPMPWNGSETTGFTTGKPWLPLYEDANNINVESQKEDPDSLFFTYKKLIQLRKDRKSLRKGKLKIHLSSDKQVLYYRRREGKEETYIFLNFSSKPVSVSYPRKWDLNQILFSTKNRTSSFELEKELDTGGLLLFPNEAVIFAK
- a CDS encoding TolC family protein, which codes for MKRILITSIFLFTFSCIPALLERDKEDLKLPDEFVNWESSEKSEKLVNQIWKEFFKESQLVELIDLAIENNQELAILEQEINISNNEVFARQGEYLPKLSLQADGGSEQKERFSTPNANSPTLFAHGGLVMSWEIDIWKKLRNATKSAYLRYLAGIEGKRYVVTNLVAEITDTYFELIALDNQLTLVENYIEVLTKVKEIVVLQREAGRTTSLAVKRFEAEVSKNLARKFDIVQRIAITENRLNFLLGRFPEKITRKQGDFLEISLPEIQKSVPVDLLENRPDIKQATLMLESRKLDVEVARAKFYPSLQIDGNIGYEAFNSKHFKGTPVSLAYGLGGGIIAPLINRKAIEANYATANNMQIQALYNYEVSLLKAFTEVTNQIVKINNLNQKFEAKTKQVLNLKESVEISNILFKAGRIDYIDVLFTQRDFLEAQIEVYELKYSLLESNVGLYKALGGGWRGQKEPEGEKKKTSNF
- a CDS encoding efflux RND transporter permease subunit, giving the protein MFTKFLQRPVLAIVLSVLIVFVGLISIKNIPVSQFPEIAPPRVTITLSFPGASAQVLVQSTITTLEQAINGVAGMRYMISSSTSSGDAIIQVLFEPGTNPNDALVQVKTRVDQMMYRVPELVRLEGIFVQPVQPSMLLYVNLYSKDPNASEKFLYNYATVFLLPELKRIHGIGQAKILGTRQYAMRVWLNPDRMRAYNVTTSEVMKSIQNQSIIARPGRLGQSSGKQAQSLEYTLTYEGWYNEPGQYENIIIRAKNGGEVLYLKDIAKVELDSEFYNIYSDVDGHPAAAIMFKQTEGSNAKEVIEDIKSKLEELKKTFPPQMDYKLSYDVSNFIDAAIEKVIHTLVEAFVLVAIVVFIFLGDWRSTLIPIIAVPVSLIGAFSFMLALGLTINLITLFAMVLAIGIVVDDAIVVVEAVHAKMAEEHLSVYASVKSVLGEISGAVIAITLLMTAVFVPVTFLPGPVGVFYRQFAITMATSIVLSGFVALTLTPVLTAMILKPHSHDKKTHNPIDIFLTKFNFYFDQVTEKYVNLMHRFSGSKVFIVSILLSFTVGFLLLTQIVPAGFVPGEDQGMIYAVIQTPPGSTIEKTNDVARKLQEVALKIEGVDSVASLAGYEILTEGEGSNAGTCLISLKDWSDRKNSVHDVMEELEHNTKNFGAIIEFFEPPAVPGFGAAGGVMFRLLDKTNSGDYTAFDKVHEEFMGELRKREELTGLFSFYSAKFPQLEVKLDRKLAMQKGVNIGEAMDNLDILVGSTYEQGFIRFNQFFKVYVQSLPEFRRLPSDILSLFTPNDKGEMVPYSAFLSLEQKQGANEITRYNAYTSSVINVLPNKGYTTGDAIKGIREASKNLPAGFEVGWEGLSYDEAAHGNEAIFIFLAVIVFVYLVLSAQYESFIIPFSVILSLPPGIFGTFFLLKLLGLANDIYAQIGMIMLIGLLGKNAVLIVEFARQRQEAGLTVFEAALEGAKARFRPILMTSFAFVAGLLPLVFATGPGAIANHTIGACALGGMVFGTVFGVIIVPGLYIIFANIAKGKTLIYKEDLMPLTESPESYITSELERKQSKRGKK
- a CDS encoding efflux RND transporter periplasmic adaptor subunit, whose product is MEFSLKNTNSHFRKLSILIVSITVFNLFLVNCHSRNHEEKNSLSAAYPWKQEVTIEKSYVAQVKAIQRIEIRAFEKGYLTNIYMDEGKVVKKGQKLFQVMPMLVNAQYEKAKAEYESTSIEYENTEKLFKENVVSQTELSLIKARLKKNKATMDLAQIHLNLATVTAPFTGITDRFQVRLGSLVEEGTLLTTISDISKLWVYFNVSEKDYLNFTSEKKAGDKPLKVKFLMANNQFFQQEGIADTIEGEFDSETGTIPFRATFPNPNRLLRHGETGNVVVHEKLKDALIIPQKATFEVLDKHYVYIINLKGKIKATEIKIANEIPHLFVVESGISENDIILLEGLGKVHDDDVIKYKVESRENILKSFDLAAH
- a CDS encoding HD domain-containing protein; protein product: MMKSELKAKLQRTFPKAKTVSSGRLFTRQLSNLVDESIRTLFNEVSEGIPLKDHLCLIAVGGYGRRELAPYSDIDILYLHDGKLSDKVLGEIISKINTFLYNNEKEVGHSCRTIKESFLYLDQIETFHAVLDSRFLVGSEVLFQKYKTDFLGKIPEKTIKVFNEWKLSYLRERIINSYNPILLSEPNIKIDPLGLRDIQHMYWIEKTNPLADSADGGIFDFYLIGDSLTLLSAYDFLLLTRSALHIISGRKNDRLDLGLQPEVAEFLGFGPKNEIKTLESFMSQFYKAQKDVYFYIGTYLDEKTNFNKKRIQKELSNPDSLYDDIIQFFAESQENSEEPSRIDLNQIRFASHFLDDDFKNQKSVLDTFMGMLRKKNRIGHTLTLMHECNILGKLIPEFGACTNFPLFSYHHQYTVDEHTLLILRELDVLIADLWEDRQVQDVFNVCEKIEILALAILIHDAGKVKEGDHSQYGAELALIIAERFRLSEEDTELLRFLVAEHIVMSELSSKRDIYDPKLISSFAKQFSNENTLRLLYILTIIDTKSVGQGILTNWKKEILHFLFSSTLTYLQKKGNLTDTQERIESTLETYLIEKEGLTSEQSEHIVEFGMKIRPSSYLNYNTPRRVFQHFGLLYEWQNSGLPFRMITEREPAFVTLSIFANADKQMLLYLSGTISSLGLSLVGLRLFRTEENQLILQAQITDEFGSGEIVEKQISDIESTLTECIEGKTNIEDLASTTNIWKTLPQIPDGMVEELVKFSNDISEFYSVLEVRVPDSIGLVYRILKTLLDFELEVIFVRISTSADFAYDSFHIQTKDGRKIEDTGLLLAIKERILSVARVKENQGIMEINF